GCGGAAGCGACGAGGGGGCTGCCCGATTTATGTGGTGGGTAGATTTGGCATTCTTCGCTTTGTTGATTCCGGTATTGTGGTTCAATTGGTATCCGGCAATCATCGTACTTTTCGTTGGGCTGGCGATCCTCCAGAACTTCTGGCGCCCCGGTTTGATTAGCCGTTTCAATGCCCAATCCACACCTGAGATGAGTGCAACGATTTTATCTATTGAGGCGCAATCGAAATCGCTGGCAACAATTATTCTCGCGCCATTGCTCGGATTGTTGGTGGATAGCGTCGGGAACTTCTCGCCGGTAGGTATTATCGGGACATGCATCGCCGTTGCGATTCTACTGGCGTATCGCGGTGAATTAGGGGCGCGTCCTGCACCTGTATCAGCGTAAAACCCAGAGGCAACTTTTAGATCTCCTTAGGTGTTACGCATTTCCTCTTAAATTCTGGGGTATCGGGGTTGGGGATTTAGGCGATTCAATACAACCAAATACTCTCACTGTGAGGCATTTTCAGCAAAATGCGCCAATCTTCTGTTCAATTTACGTGAGTCCTAACCTAAAGAAAACTTCCAAAATATGTCCTATATCCACCGTCCTTATGATAATTATTATGAACCTGGTGAAAGTCTAAAGAACCTGTTTGGAGAATTAGTCGTACAGCCATTTGAACACGATCTACCGGCACTCGCGGAGGATGTTAGAAATACAAAAATATACTACTGGGAAGATATAGCGCGCATTCTGAGTCAAGGACAGAGCGATTTTGATGACGTTTCATTTGATAAAGCATCCAGTGAGTATTATTTTCCGAAAGACAAGGTATCCATCTATTGTGTCCATCACATGCCTCGGCACCTTTTCGGTTCTTATCACATCTTTACGAATTGCCTTGCACCGATAAACGAAAAGAATAAAGTTGTGTTCATTGACTTCGGCTGTGGTCCATTAACTTCTGGTATTGCTTTTCGGGCTTTTGCAGGAGAAAGCGATATTACTTATTTAGGCATTGATAGTTCGCAAACTATGCTTGATAAGGCGGCATCAATCAACAAATATGGTCCTAACAGATATAAAGAGCCTTTCTATGGCAAATTCGAGTTAGTTCGTGAGTGCGATGGTTTGACC
This DNA window, taken from Candidatus Poribacteria bacterium, encodes the following:
- a CDS encoding class I SAM-dependent methyltransferase is translated as MSYIHRPYDNYYEPGESLKNLFGELVVQPFEHDLPALAEDVRNTKIYYWEDIARILSQGQSDFDDVSFDKASSEYYFPKDKVSIYCVHHMPRHLFGSYHIFTNCLAPINEKNKVVFIDFGCGPLTSGIAFRAFAGESDITYLGIDSSQTMLDKAASINKYGPNRYKEPFYGKFELVRECDGLTRLLDKYIENGNVTQIIFNFCYFFSSPTLDIKNLSEAIIQIMKEYNQHKMCFVYQNPDHRSLSKSGRLKTYGKWEKLKTNLSMIRSQITQSDVETFSYCRLINGSLHDNAKVYYEILCDA